A single window of Rickettsiella endosymbiont of Dermanyssus gallinae DNA harbors:
- a CDS encoding porin family protein, which produces MLKKVITTAVLAVSALSVMTANAAAPGPYITGQLGYADTHMGPKTNVDKLSNNGIAGRLAVGYQLNQNLAVEAGYLQLRSKKVNTDLNPKLSQHAIDLAAKGILPIANNLNVYGKVGVAYLTTTVKSDDDSVSAVNKYKWAPEAAVGVSYDITPNVSVDTSWTHIQPIGGKNRPGNIDFVAVGVGYNFG; this is translated from the coding sequence ATGCTTAAAAAAGTAATCACAACGGCTGTACTTGCTGTCTCTGCGCTTAGCGTTATGACTGCCAATGCCGCTGCTCCTGGCCCGTATATTACTGGTCAACTCGGTTACGCTGACACGCACATGGGACCTAAAACCAATGTAGACAAATTGTCTAACAATGGTATCGCAGGTCGTTTGGCCGTTGGTTACCAACTAAACCAAAATTTAGCGGTTGAAGCAGGTTATTTACAATTACGTAGTAAAAAAGTAAATACCGATCTAAATCCTAAGCTTAGCCAACATGCCATTGATTTAGCTGCAAAAGGTATTTTACCGATTGCTAATAATCTAAATGTCTATGGAAAAGTGGGCGTAGCTTATTTAACCACAACCGTTAAATCGGATGATGATTCCGTATCGGCTGTTAATAAGTACAAATGGGCGCCTGAAGCGGCTGTTGGTGTGAGCTACGACATTACACCAAACGTTTCAGTTGATACCTCTTGGACACATATCCAGCCTATCGGTGGTAAGAACCGCCCTGGTAACATTGACTTTGTTGCCGTCGGTGTAGGTTATAACTTCGGTTAA
- a CDS encoding outer membrane beta-barrel protein: MLKKIITTAVLGVSALGVMAANAATPGVYVSGQLGYANAHMGNKLNIANDINNIVSPFSDDQDTLSVQSLGANKVSDNGLAGRLALGYQFSQNFAVELGYMQLHGGKTNANYAITDTNIDPEYNNTVNVNGKLKLNQNAIDVAAKGILPIASNFNVYGKLGVAYLTTTVEANSISVTDAKNKPANFPIPSSMTLVPGDVAKHIWAPEAAVGVSYDITPNVSVDTSWTHIQPVGKNRPGNIDFVAVGLGYHFG; this comes from the coding sequence ATGCTTAAGAAAATCATCACAACAGCCGTACTTGGTGTTTCTGCACTGGGTGTTATGGCCGCTAATGCAGCAACCCCTGGCGTGTATGTTTCTGGCCAGCTCGGTTATGCCAATGCCCATATGGGTAATAAACTAAATATTGCTAATGATATTAACAATATAGTATCTCCGTTTAGCGATGATCAGGATACACTCTCTGTACAAAGCTTAGGCGCGAATAAAGTTTCTGATAATGGATTAGCCGGCCGTTTAGCCTTGGGCTATCAATTCAGCCAAAATTTTGCAGTTGAATTAGGTTATATGCAATTACATGGCGGAAAAACGAATGCAAATTATGCTATAACCGATACCAATATTGACCCTGAGTATAATAACACCGTAAATGTTAATGGAAAATTAAAACTCAATCAGAATGCTATTGACGTGGCTGCAAAAGGTATTTTACCGATTGCAAGCAATTTTAATGTCTATGGTAAGCTGGGTGTAGCTTATTTAACCACGACAGTAGAAGCTAACTCTATTTCCGTGACAGATGCTAAAAATAAACCTGCTAATTTTCCTATTCCATCATCCATGACATTAGTTCCTGGTGACGTAGCTAAACACATATGGGCGCCTGAAGCGGCTGTGGGTGTGAGCTATGACATTACGCCAAATGTATCGGTTGATACTTCTTGGACGCATATCCAACCCGTTGGTAAAAACCGTCCCGGTAACATTGATTTTGTTGCTGTGGGTCTTGGTTACCACTTCGGTTAA
- the uvrA gene encoding excinuclease ABC subunit UvrA — protein MDIIQIRGARTHNLKNIDLDIPRGQLVVMTGLSGSGKSSLAFDTLYAEGQRRYVESLSSYARQFLSMMEKPDVDHIEGLSPAIAIDQKSTSHNPRSTVGTVTEIYDYLRVLFARVGEPRCPIHGTSLAAQSVSQMVDTLMALPNETGLSILAPLVRGRKGEYKQLFDHLRSQGYLRVRIDGQLQELDQLSSLNAKQKHTIEVVVDRGIKIKPENRLRLSESLATAASLSEGLVMVVVQPDSANKKAQELVFSERFACTECGYSISELEPRLFSFNNPAGACPQCDGIGHEQIFDPEKILSHPEKTLAKGAIQGWNAHNPYYFSLLSALAKHYDFSLDKPFNKLPKNIQKMILEGSGEEEINFQYKTEKGHTYSKKKAFEGVIPMIQRRYQETESQMVRDELARYLVLKPCSACGGTRLKEAARNVFVADKSIAQWAALPIDQLRARFEKLSLSGQRAEIAKGLKKEIIDRLKFLIDVGLNYLSLDRSADTLSGGESQRIRLASQIGSGLVGVMYILDEPSIGLHQRDNERLLNTLLHLRDLGNTVIVVEHDEEAIRHADYVVDMGPGAGVHGGQVIAQGSPAAIMRNPDSLTGKYLSGERQINPPKKRHKPNSKHVLKLIGASGNNLKNLDVTIPLGLMTCITGVSGSGKSTLINDTLYPITARALNNATLIQPAPYTEITGLEQLDKVIDIDQSPIGRTPRSNPATYIGLFTPIRELFAATPESRSRGYKPGRFSFNVKGGRCEACEGDGVLKVEMHFLADIYVQCDVCKGKRYNRETLEIQYKGKSIHEILEMTVEDAAVFFKPVPVLARKLQMLVEVGLSYIRLGQSAPTLSGGEAQRIKLAKELSKRDTGQTLYILDEPTTGLHFYDIEQLLKVLYRLRDHGNTVVIIEHNLDVIKTADWIIDLGPEGGNKGGEIVCEGTPEQVAKNPASYTGKFLKPLLGKQSGLSAEKNGRHG, from the coding sequence ATGGATATTATTCAAATTCGCGGCGCGCGTACGCATAATCTAAAAAATATCGATTTAGATATACCCCGCGGACAATTGGTTGTCATGACAGGCTTATCCGGTTCGGGTAAATCTTCTTTGGCGTTTGATACGCTCTATGCGGAAGGGCAACGTCGCTATGTAGAGTCTTTATCGTCCTACGCACGCCAATTTCTTTCGATGATGGAAAAGCCCGATGTGGATCACATTGAAGGACTTTCTCCAGCGATTGCGATTGATCAAAAATCGACCTCACATAACCCACGTTCCACGGTGGGAACGGTCACCGAAATCTATGACTACTTACGTGTTTTATTTGCCAGAGTAGGGGAGCCACGTTGTCCTATTCATGGTACTAGCTTAGCGGCACAAAGTGTCAGTCAAATGGTAGACACCTTGATGGCTTTGCCGAACGAGACCGGGCTTTCCATCTTAGCGCCGTTAGTTCGAGGGCGAAAAGGCGAATATAAACAATTGTTTGATCACTTGCGTAGTCAAGGTTATCTGCGCGTACGTATTGATGGGCAACTCCAAGAATTAGATCAACTTTCTTCTTTAAACGCTAAACAAAAACATACGATTGAAGTGGTGGTAGATAGAGGCATTAAAATAAAACCTGAAAATCGATTGCGTTTAAGTGAATCCTTGGCAACCGCCGCTTCACTCAGTGAAGGTTTGGTGATGGTGGTAGTACAACCGGATTCAGCCAATAAAAAAGCGCAGGAATTAGTTTTCTCCGAACGATTTGCTTGTACCGAATGTGGTTATAGTATCAGTGAGTTAGAGCCGCGTTTATTTTCATTTAATAATCCAGCCGGCGCTTGTCCACAATGTGACGGTATTGGCCATGAACAAATTTTTGATCCCGAAAAAATATTATCGCATCCTGAAAAAACCTTAGCTAAAGGTGCTATACAGGGTTGGAATGCACACAATCCCTATTATTTTTCGCTATTAAGCGCTTTAGCCAAGCACTACGACTTTTCTTTGGATAAACCCTTTAATAAGTTGCCAAAAAACATTCAAAAGATGATTTTAGAAGGTAGCGGAGAAGAGGAAATTAATTTCCAGTACAAAACTGAAAAAGGACATACCTATAGTAAAAAGAAAGCATTTGAAGGCGTTATTCCAATGATACAACGCCGTTATCAGGAGACTGAATCACAAATGGTGAGAGACGAACTCGCGCGTTATTTGGTATTAAAACCTTGTTCGGCCTGTGGTGGTACTCGTTTAAAAGAAGCTGCACGTAACGTTTTTGTAGCCGATAAATCCATTGCACAGTGGGCTGCCTTACCGATTGATCAACTCCGCGCTCGTTTTGAAAAATTAAGCTTATCCGGACAACGTGCTGAAATTGCCAAAGGTTTAAAAAAGGAAATCATTGATCGTTTAAAATTTTTAATTGATGTGGGCTTAAATTATTTATCATTAGATCGTAGCGCCGATACCTTATCGGGCGGTGAATCACAACGTATTCGACTGGCGAGTCAAATTGGTTCGGGTTTAGTAGGGGTGATGTATATTTTGGATGAACCTTCGATTGGCTTGCATCAACGAGACAATGAACGCTTACTCAACACCTTATTACATTTACGCGATTTAGGTAATACCGTTATCGTGGTAGAGCACGATGAAGAGGCGATACGGCACGCTGATTATGTGGTTGATATGGGCCCCGGTGCTGGCGTACACGGCGGGCAGGTGATTGCACAAGGTTCACCGGCCGCGATTATGCGTAACCCGGACTCCTTAACCGGAAAGTATCTCTCAGGTGAGCGCCAGATCAATCCACCTAAAAAGCGTCATAAACCGAATTCAAAGCATGTACTGAAGTTGATAGGGGCTTCTGGGAATAATTTAAAAAATCTGGATGTTACGATTCCTTTGGGTCTGATGACCTGTATTACCGGCGTTTCGGGTTCAGGTAAATCCACCTTAATCAATGACACGCTTTATCCCATCACCGCAAGAGCATTAAATAATGCCACGCTGATTCAGCCTGCGCCTTATACGGAAATTACCGGTTTAGAACAGCTGGATAAGGTGATTGATATTGATCAAAGCCCCATTGGACGTACCCCTCGTTCCAATCCAGCCACGTATATTGGGCTGTTTACACCCATACGCGAATTGTTTGCCGCTACCCCAGAATCACGTTCACGCGGTTATAAACCAGGGCGATTTAGCTTTAATGTCAAAGGCGGGCGCTGCGAAGCTTGTGAAGGCGACGGTGTACTGAAGGTTGAGATGCATTTTCTGGCTGATATCTATGTGCAATGTGATGTGTGTAAGGGCAAACGTTATAATCGAGAAACCTTAGAGATACAGTATAAAGGTAAAAGCATTCATGAAATTCTAGAAATGACCGTGGAAGATGCGGCAGTTTTCTTTAAGCCTGTTCCGGTACTGGCTAGAAAGCTACAAATGCTGGTTGAAGTCGGTCTTTCTTATATTCGTCTCGGTCAAAGTGCACCCACACTCTCCGGTGGTGAAGCGCAGCGGATTAAACTGGCAAAAGAACTCAGTAAACGTGATACCGGTCAAACGCTTTATATTCTTGATGAGCCCACCACGGGTTTACATTTTTACGATATTGAGCAGTTATTAAAGGTTTTATATCGTTTACGTGATCATGGTAATACCGTGGTCATCATCGAGCATAATCTGGATGTCATTAAAACAGCAGATTGGATTATTGATTTAGGCCCTGAAGGTGGAAATAAGGGTGGGGAAATTGTTTGTGAAGGCACACCAGAGCAAGTGGCTAAGAATCCTGCGTCTTATACTGGGAAATTTTTAAAACCCTTACTGGGAAAACAAAGCGGATTGTCAGCCGAGAAAAATGGCCGTCACGGCTAG